AAAGACAGAGGATATATATGAAATAGTGTTTCTAGGAGATCTCAGCTGGAGATACCATATGCTTGAGGAGATAATAAAAGGCTTTTCACTAGCATATAGAAAATCCAATGGTAAAAGACTAAAACTTAAAATAATAGGTGATGGTCCTCTTAGGGAAGAGCTAGAAGCTATAGTTAAAAAGCTTGAACTCCAGAGCGCTGTATCTTTTAAGGGGTATCTAGATCGAGAGGTGCTCATCAAAGAGCTAATAACATCTGACCTAGCTATAACCGGCAGACCCATGTCCATGGATCTATGGAATATAACTAGTATGAGATCCACCATATATGAATATATCGGCGCAGGACTGCCAATCCTAGCTTTCGGCCCTAAACACTCATATATAGAGAAGTTCATAAAATATTACTCTATAGGGACATATATAACCAGCAATGATCCTGTGGATGTATGTGAAGGCATTCAATCTATGATCCATAGGTTGGGTGAGTTTGATAAAGATAAAATAAGATCAATAGCTAAAATATATGATAGAAACCGCCTGTCAAGAATATATGCAGATACTATAGAAAACCTATTAGCAAGAAAACATTGATATCTATATCCCTCACCACATAGTACAACATCTACAAAATACTATTTTATTACTAAATACTTCTCCCATCCATATCCCTTTAAATACTGATAGATCGGTAGGGCTGTCGAAAATATTAATATAGTATTTATTGATTCGTTATGTTCTCAATATATGTTCTATATCTCTTGATGGTTCTTTCAAATCCTATTAGCTCATCAGCTATTCTCCGGGCCCCCTCGGAGATCTTGTCTCTGAGCGTCCTATCCCTCGAGAGGATCTTTAGGGCTTCAGCTATACCCCCGATCCTCTCGATAATAACCACGTTCTCAAGGTGTTTTAACCCTGGTATAATTAGCTCGGCTCTCTTAGAAGTTATGGTTGGTACTCCATATAATATTGATTCTATCAGCTTTATCGGCACTCCACCACCGCTCACTATAGGGGCCAGCGAGAGTGATGCACAGCAGTAGAGGGATCTTAAGATGTTATCTGGGACTATCCCTAGGATCTTAACCCGCTTATCAGAGATCCTCCCTCCTATATATCTCCCTATACCCCCAACTATAGCTAGATCTATATCTACTTTCCCCTTATAGATCCCGTTCAAGACGCTATTGAGAGCATCGATATTCGGCTTGTGAGGGCTTCCAACGAATAAGGCATAGCCATTACACTCGAGACCTAGGCTTTCTATCAACTTCTGATCCCTTGAGCTGCAATCCCTTCTAGAGCCTCTTACCGTTGGGCCTAGATAGTGTGTCTCTAGGTTATAGAGCTTCTTGATGATCTCTTTATCCCTTAGGGATATAGCAATTCTGTTGGATATCATCCTCAGAGATCTCCACTCAACAGCCTTCATGGATCTATATGCGATGTCTTTAAGATATCNNNNNNNNNNNNNNNNNNNNNNNNNNNNNNNNNNNNNNNNNNNNNNNNNNNNNNNNNNNNNNNNNNNNNNNNNNNNNNNNNNNNNNNNNNNNNNNNNNNNNNNNNNNNNNNNNNNNNNNNNNNNNNNNNNNNNNNNNNNNNNNNNNNNNNNNNNNNNNNNNNNNNNNNNNNNNNNNNNNNNNNNNNNNNNNNNNNNNNNNNNNNNNNNNNNNNNNNNNNNNNNNNNNNNNNNNNNNNNNNNNNNNNNNNNNNNNNNNNNNNNNNNNNNNNNNNNNNNNNNNNNNNNNNNNNNNNNNNNNNNNNNNNNNNNNNNNNNNNNNNNNNNNNNNNNNNNNNNNNNNNNNNNNNNNNNNNNNNNNNNNNNNNNNNNNNNNNNNNNNNNNNNNNNNNNNNNNNNNNNNNNNNNNNNNNNNNNNNNNNNNNNNNNNNNNNNNNNNNNNNNNNNNNNNNNNNNNNNNNNNNNNNNNNNNNNNNNNNNNNNNNNNNNNNNNNNNNNNNNNNNNNNNNNNNNNNNNNNNNNNNNNNNNNNNNNNNNNNNNNNNNNNNNNNNNNNNNNNNNNNNNNNNNNNNNNNNNNNNNNNNNNNNNNNNNNNNNNNNNNNN
The sequence above is a segment of the Sulfolobales archaeon genome. Coding sequences within it:
- a CDS encoding glycosyltransferase, which translates into the protein YLKDIAYRSMKAVEWRSLRMISNRIAISLRDKEIIKKLYNLETHYLGPTVRGSRRDCSSRDQKLIESLGLECNGYALFVGSPHKPNIDALNSVLNGIYKGKVDIDLAIVGGIGRYIGGRISDKRVKILGIVPDNILRSLYCCASLSLAPIVSGGGVPIKLIESILYGVPTITSKRAELIIPGLKHLENVVIIERIGGIAEALKILSRDRTLRDKISEGARRIADELIGFERTIKRYRTYIENITNQ